A part of Capsicum annuum cultivar UCD-10X-F1 chromosome 6, UCD10Xv1.1, whole genome shotgun sequence genomic DNA contains:
- the LOC107873192 gene encoding protein IQ-DOMAIN 13, with protein sequence MGKKGSWFNALKRVFTCNSKKKSAHGSAKKTAKEKKKGRRILRHGEIKSFLFREPSSIEKILGEVDDQKLLVRPPTSEQSGGPSAFPVTPTSPRISSPRAASPQTSYRATSPGATSPRISSPRAASPKVISPKAASPKVSSPREASPSATSPREASPKAISPREAPPKVNSASAPSLKAISPRAASPRVSSPRSTYYELSRNHNEISYANWPEPTLTLHLSATKIQAAYRSYMTRRGFRSLKGLARLQGVVRSRSVKRQTVNAMKQMQLLSRVQMQIQSRRTQRFQALHSQAYMNDKEVESTLSKWAPLTEAGNHDNWDNSMLTKDEVEARRREKVEAGIKRERAMAYAYSHQVRRSNPKSAMDIRASGIPWWWNWLDRQLLPGNDSESQSAAKDVHLTPSSAISEHKPSPWRPSHNFRHLHLDYDSHESVTPRSTKSAVPLRGKLMHTPRRTSSPMSSSSISKYSRRRASAADSPFNHSLKDDDSLISCPPFSGPSYMSPTISAKAKFRGKTILEERNIGTPSNSSRRRLSFPLTPSSTGSVKWNKGSSVKDHDSMGDHMSVHSNVSTPSTIVGRKPFNRFV encoded by the exons ATGGGGAAAAAAGGCAGTTGGTTTAATGCCCTCAAAAGGGTTTTTACGTGCAACTCCAAGAAGAAGTCTGCCCAT GGATCAGCAAAGAAAACTGCTAAGGAAAAGAAGAAGGGTCGTAGAATACTGAGGCATGGAGAGATCAAATCATTCCTCTTCAGAGAACCAAGCAGTATTGAGAAAATACTGGGGGAAGTTGATGATCAGAAACTACTTGTTAGGCCTCCTACTTCTGAACAGTCTGGTGGTCCATCTGCATTCCCTGTGACACCAACTTCTCCAAGAATCAGTTCACCTAGAGCTGCATCTCCTCAGACATCATATAGGGCTACATCTCCTGGTGCCACTTCTCCAAGGATCTCCTCTCCGAGGGCTGCTTCTCCAAAGGTCATCTCTCCTAAGGCAGCTTCTCCAAAAGTGAGCTCTCCCAGGGAAGCTTCTCCAAGTGCTACCTCTCCTAGGGAAGCTTCTCCAAAGGCTATCTCTCCTAGGGAAGCTCCTCCAAAGGTTAACTCTGCTAGTGCTCCTTCTCTAAAGGCTATCTCTCCTAGGGCAGCTTCTCCAAGGGTCTCTTCCCCTAGATCTACTTATTATGAGCTGAGTAGGAACCACAATGAGATTAGCTATGCCAACTGGCCAGAACCAACTTTAACGCTCCACCTTTCAGCAACCAAGATACAGGCGGCCTACAGAAGTTATATG ACAAGGAGGGGTTTCAGATCTTTGAAGGGTTTAGCAAGACTTCAAGGAGTGGTCAGAAGCAGAAGTGTAAAGCGACAGACAGTAAATGCCATGAAACAAATGCAGCTTCTAAGTAGGGTTCAAATGCAAATTCAGTCAAGGAGGACTCAGAGGTTCCAGGCACTCCATAGTCAAGCTTACATGAATGATAAAGAAGTTGAGAGCACTCTAAGCAAATGGGCTCCGCTT ACTGAGGCAGGTAACCATGATAATTGGGATAATAGTATGCTAACTAAAGATGAGGTTGAAGCAAGGCGGCGGGAAAAAGTGGAGGCAGGCATCAAGAGGGAGAGAGCAATGGCCTATGCATATTCTCACCAG GTGCGGAGAAGCAACCCCAAATCAGCTATGGACATCCGAGCCAGTGGAATTCCTTGGTGGTGGAACTGGTTAGACCGCCAGCTACTTCCAGGAAATGATTCTGAGAGCCAATCTGCTGCAAAAGACGTCCATCTAACACCATCAAGTGCAATATCAGAACACAAGCCAAGCCCATGGCGTCCAAGTCATAATTTCAGACACCTCCATTTGGATTATGAcagtcatgaatcagttacacctAGGTCAACTAAGTCTGCAGTTCCATTAAGGGGCAAACTAATGCATACTCCCAGAAGAACATCATCACCAATGAGCAGCTCGAGCATATCAAAGTACTCTAGGCGCCGTGCTAGTGCTGCTGATTCCCCTTTCAATCATTCCTTGAAGGATGACGACAGCCTCATAAGCTGTCCGCCTTTTTCAGGTCCAAGTTACATGTCACCAACCATCTCAGCCAAAGCTAAGTTCAGAGGAAAAACCATTCTTGAGGAGAGAAACATAGGTACCCCATCAAACAGCTCAAGGAGGAGGTTATCGTTTCCTTTGACTCCAAGTAGTACCGGGTCCGTCAAGTGGAACAAAGGGTCTTCTGTAAAGGATCATGACTCTATGGGAGATCATATGAGTGTGCATTCTAATGTTTCGACACCAAGTACTATAGTTGGGAGGAAACCATTTAACAGATTTGTGTGA